From Sphingopyxis sp. USTB-05, the proteins below share one genomic window:
- a CDS encoding YezD family protein encodes MSAINEVAKGGSEEVPRAIQTVLEALDKLKFGAIQLTVHEGRLVQVDVTERHRYPN; translated from the coding sequence ATGAGCGCTATCAACGAAGTCGCCAAAGGCGGCTCCGAAGAGGTGCCGCGCGCCATTCAGACTGTGCTCGAAGCACTCGACAAGCTGAAGTTCGGTGCGATCCAGCTGACCGTGCACGAGGGGCGTCTTGTGCAGGTCGATGTGACCGAGCGGCACCGCTACCCCAACTGA
- a CDS encoding nitronate monooxygenase family protein encodes MSKINDLMARGTELLGSDYAILCGAMSWVSERHLVSAISNAGGFGVIACGAMTPELLDTEIAATKALAKRNFGVNLITMHPQLFELIEVCAKHAVGHVVLAGGLPPKGSLEAIKASGAKVICFAPTLALAKKLVRSGVDALVIEGMEAGGHIGPVSTSVLAQEILPTLADEVPVFVAGGIGRGEAIAAYLEMGASGVQLGTRFVCATESIAHPNFKKAFLRASAREAIASVQIDPRLPVIPVRALKNAGTEAFTAKQREVANKLDKGEVDMMEAQLEIEHYWAGALRRAVIDGDIENGSLMAGQSVGMVSEEESAAAIVASLVQQAEAALHARG; translated from the coding sequence ATGAGCAAAATTAACGATCTGATGGCCCGCGGAACCGAGCTTCTCGGCAGCGACTATGCCATTCTCTGCGGTGCGATGAGCTGGGTTTCCGAACGCCATCTGGTCAGCGCGATCAGCAATGCCGGCGGTTTCGGCGTGATTGCGTGCGGCGCGATGACCCCGGAGCTTCTCGACACCGAAATCGCGGCGACAAAAGCGCTCGCAAAACGCAATTTCGGCGTGAACCTGATCACGATGCACCCGCAGTTGTTCGAATTGATCGAGGTGTGCGCGAAGCATGCTGTCGGTCATGTCGTGCTCGCGGGCGGGCTTCCGCCCAAGGGCAGCCTGGAGGCGATCAAGGCATCGGGCGCCAAGGTCATCTGCTTCGCCCCGACGCTGGCGCTGGCGAAAAAGCTGGTTCGTTCGGGCGTAGACGCGCTGGTGATCGAAGGGATGGAGGCCGGCGGCCATATCGGTCCGGTGTCGACGAGCGTCCTGGCGCAGGAAATCCTGCCCACGCTCGCGGACGAGGTCCCGGTGTTCGTCGCAGGCGGTATCGGTCGCGGCGAGGCAATCGCCGCCTATCTGGAAATGGGCGCGTCGGGCGTGCAACTCGGCACGCGCTTCGTCTGCGCGACCGAAAGCATCGCCCACCCCAATTTCAAAAAAGCCTTTCTACGTGCATCGGCGCGCGAAGCGATCGCGAGCGTCCAGATCGACCCGCGCCTGCCCGTGATCCCGGTTCGCGCGCTCAAAAATGCGGGCACGGAGGCTTTCACTGCGAAACAGCGCGAAGTCGCGAACAAGCTCGACAAGGGCGAAGTCGACATGATGGAAGCGCAGCTCGAAATCGAACATTATTGGGCAGGCGCACTACGCCGCGCAGTGATCGACGGCGACATCGAAAATGGTTCGTTAATGGCAGGGCAATCTGTCGGTATGGTATCGGAAGAGGAGAGCGCGGCAGCAATCGTCGCATCTCTGGTGCAACAGGCCGAAGCGGCGTTGCACGCTCGGGGTTGA
- the ptsP gene encoding phosphoenolpyruvate--protein phosphotransferase: MTNAPPPPSTAAQSARNILTRLHEVMASRANAQGKLNQVVGIIGECLDSEVCSIYLLREGALELYATRGLKQEAVHVTRLGLGEGLVGTIADQIETLNLDEAAAHPDFSYRPETGEELFHSFAGVPIIRRERAVGVLCVQHSDPRRYDDIEIETLQTVAMVLSELIANADLVDTAARTDAAAADQSAQRLNGQKLVDGMGAGVAVFHQPRITIEHTVADDIEAERHRVYAAFDKMREQIDRMASSADFGVGGEHEEVIETYKMFAYDEGWSRRINEAIDSGLTAEAAIERVQQRTRMRMRQIDDPLLRDRMHDLEDLSNRLIRIVSGQMGTAAQMGLRQDSILIARNLGPAELLEYDRRRLKGVVLEEGSLTAHVIIVARAMGVPVLGRVSDVRASIREGDLLLLDATAGQLHVRPTQAVQDAFDAKLEISQKRRANLASLRDLPAVTKDGVPIELMINAGLREDVAALDLTGARGIGLFRTEFQFLVSATLPSRDRQQRLYRDVLDAAGDRPVIFRTVDIGGDKALPYMNVGDSAHEENPAMGWRALRLALEREGLLKVQARALMEAAAGRTLNVMFPMVSEPWEYEAARDLFVGQRAWLASHNKKLPVAIRYGAMLEVPGLLETLDLMLPHLDFLSIGTNDLTQFLFAADRAHPRLAERYDWLSPTVMRYLARVVRTVSGSKVALGVCGEMGGRPLEAMALLGVGIERLSITPAGVGPVKAMIRSLDLAALRADMPAILAQPSADPRGQYLAWAQQHQVDLGD, from the coding sequence ATGACCAATGCTCCGCCCCCACCTTCGACCGCGGCCCAGTCCGCGCGCAATATCCTGACCCGGTTGCACGAGGTCATGGCATCGCGCGCCAATGCGCAGGGCAAGCTCAATCAGGTCGTCGGGATCATCGGCGAATGCCTCGATAGCGAGGTCTGCTCGATCTATCTGCTGCGCGAAGGCGCGCTCGAACTTTATGCGACGCGCGGGCTGAAGCAGGAGGCGGTGCACGTCACCCGCCTGGGCCTTGGCGAAGGACTGGTGGGGACGATCGCCGACCAGATCGAAACGCTCAACCTCGACGAAGCCGCCGCGCACCCGGACTTTTCCTATCGCCCTGAAACGGGCGAGGAACTGTTCCACAGCTTCGCCGGTGTGCCGATCATCCGCCGCGAACGCGCGGTCGGCGTGCTGTGTGTCCAGCACAGCGATCCCCGCCGCTATGACGATATCGAGATAGAGACGTTGCAGACCGTCGCGATGGTGCTGTCCGAACTGATCGCCAACGCCGACCTCGTCGATACCGCGGCGCGCACCGATGCCGCCGCGGCCGATCAGTCGGCGCAGCGGCTGAACGGCCAGAAGCTGGTCGACGGCATGGGCGCGGGCGTTGCGGTGTTTCACCAGCCGCGCATCACCATCGAGCATACGGTCGCCGACGATATCGAGGCCGAACGGCACCGCGTCTATGCCGCATTCGACAAGATGCGCGAGCAGATCGACCGCATGGCGAGCTCGGCTGATTTCGGCGTCGGCGGCGAGCATGAGGAGGTCATCGAGACCTATAAGATGTTCGCCTATGACGAGGGATGGTCGCGCCGGATCAACGAGGCGATCGACAGCGGCCTGACCGCCGAGGCGGCGATCGAGCGCGTCCAGCAACGCACCCGCATGCGAATGCGTCAGATTGACGATCCCCTGTTGCGCGACCGCATGCACGATCTCGAAGACCTGTCGAACCGGCTGATCCGCATCGTGTCGGGGCAGATGGGCACCGCGGCGCAAATGGGGCTCCGCCAGGATTCGATCCTGATCGCGCGCAACCTTGGGCCGGCCGAACTGCTCGAATATGATCGCCGCCGCCTGAAAGGCGTCGTGCTCGAAGAAGGGTCCTTGACCGCGCATGTCATCATCGTCGCGCGTGCGATGGGCGTTCCGGTGCTCGGCCGCGTCAGCGACGTGCGGGCCTCGATCCGCGAAGGCGACCTGCTGCTGCTCGACGCCACGGCAGGCCAGCTCCACGTGCGCCCGACACAGGCGGTGCAGGACGCCTTCGACGCCAAGCTGGAGATTTCGCAAAAGCGCCGCGCCAATCTCGCGTCGCTGCGCGATCTGCCCGCTGTCACCAAAGACGGCGTACCGATCGAGCTGATGATCAACGCGGGGCTGCGCGAGGATGTCGCCGCGCTCGACCTGACCGGCGCGCGCGGGATCGGCCTGTTCCGCACCGAATTCCAGTTCCTTGTGTCAGCGACATTACCCTCGCGCGACCGCCAGCAGCGGCTTTACCGCGACGTGCTCGATGCTGCAGGCGACCGGCCGGTGATCTTTCGCACCGTCGACATCGGCGGCGACAAGGCGCTGCCCTATATGAATGTCGGCGACAGCGCGCACGAGGAAAACCCCGCGATGGGCTGGCGCGCTCTGCGCCTCGCGCTCGAACGCGAAGGATTGCTGAAGGTTCAGGCGCGCGCGCTGATGGAGGCCGCGGCGGGACGCACGCTCAACGTGATGTTCCCGATGGTATCCGAGCCGTGGGAATATGAGGCCGCGCGCGACCTGTTCGTCGGCCAGCGCGCCTGGCTCGCGAGCCACAACAAGAAACTGCCGGTCGCGATCCGCTATGGCGCGATGCTGGAGGTTCCGGGCCTTCTCGAAACCCTCGACCTGATGCTGCCGCATCTCGACTTCCTGTCGATCGGTACCAACGATCTCACCCAGTTCCTGTTCGCCGCCGACCGCGCGCATCCGCGGCTCGCCGAACGCTACGACTGGCTGTCGCCGACCGTCATGCGTTATCTCGCGCGCGTCGTCCGCACGGTATCGGGATCGAAGGTCGCGCTCGGTGTGTGCGGCGAGATGGGCGGCCGCCCACTCGAAGCCATGGCGCTGCTCGGCGTTGGTATCGAACGCCTGTCGATCACGCCCGCGGGCGTTGGCCCCGTCAAGGCGATGATCCGTTCGCTCGACCTCGCAGCGTTGCGCGCCGACATGCCGGCGATCCTAGCCCAGCCGTCAGCCGACCCGCGCGGTCAGTATCTGGCGTGGGCGCAGCAGCATCAGGTCGATCTGGGCGATTGA
- a CDS encoding phosphatase PAP2 family protein: protein MTSTSSLLLRLDPGDALTKWDGAFTREELIPSIIVACASALLFSGLGILWFFANVALRPPGASIPLIFALAIVTAGYCTFRFSPVIATVLGFILAVQLGKVLGAEAGYLVYSAGRGFPLIDAQLYAADQWLGFDWLTMLHRFGDYPALVHWTRIAYDQAGIQAMLALPVLILARQNDRLMKLLAATFLSLVAVHLIAVLLPAVGAYGYLQLTAADHPQMALSSEGRTVVHVMQLRTGALFDLNRSSIMGLITFPSFHTIMAIQAAWAFWRIPALRWPAVGFNLLVWIGTLFHGSHHLTDTFAGAIVAGVSVYAACALTTVVRNRLYPGDRRFDQSPRST, encoded by the coding sequence ATGACCTCAACATCCTCCCTGTTGCTGCGCCTCGATCCCGGCGATGCATTGACGAAGTGGGACGGCGCCTTCACGCGAGAAGAGCTGATACCCTCTATCATCGTCGCTTGCGCCAGTGCGCTTCTCTTCTCGGGTCTTGGCATTCTCTGGTTCTTTGCCAATGTCGCGCTCCGGCCGCCGGGCGCAAGCATCCCACTGATCTTTGCTCTGGCGATCGTCACCGCTGGCTATTGCACCTTTCGGTTTTCGCCGGTGATCGCCACGGTCCTCGGTTTCATCCTTGCGGTGCAGCTCGGCAAGGTTCTGGGCGCTGAAGCCGGGTATCTAGTCTATTCGGCCGGGCGCGGTTTTCCACTGATCGATGCCCAGCTCTATGCGGCCGATCAATGGTTGGGCTTCGATTGGTTGACGATGCTCCATCGGTTCGGCGACTATCCCGCCTTGGTGCATTGGACGCGCATCGCCTATGACCAGGCAGGCATCCAGGCCATGCTGGCCCTGCCCGTGCTGATCCTCGCACGCCAGAACGACCGCCTGATGAAGCTGCTTGCCGCGACCTTCTTGTCGCTGGTCGCCGTTCATCTCATCGCAGTCCTTTTGCCCGCCGTCGGCGCATACGGATATCTGCAGCTGACGGCCGCGGATCACCCGCAGATGGCGCTCAGTTCAGAGGGCCGGACGGTCGTTCATGTGATGCAGTTGCGAACGGGCGCGCTTTTCGATCTAAACCGGTCGTCGATTATGGGACTGATTACCTTTCCCAGCTTTCACACGATCATGGCTATCCAGGCCGCGTGGGCCTTCTGGCGAATTCCTGCGCTTCGCTGGCCAGCGGTGGGGTTCAACCTGCTGGTCTGGATCGGTACGCTGTTCCATGGCAGCCACCATCTCACGGACACCTTTGCGGGCGCAATCGTCGCCGGAGTATCGGTCTATGCCGCTTGCGCGCTTACGACTGTTGTCCGGAACCGATTATATCCGGGAGATCGCCGGTTCGATCAATCGCCCAGATCGACCTGA
- a CDS encoding GFA family protein, with protein MTEQAPRASGQCHCGAIRYSMSTAVQHHALCHCSDCRRHSGAPLVGWALVGNDEIEIDGNAKIYASSEHGRRHFCADCGTGLFYTNDAIFPGQIDVQTATLDDPDLIPAQAQIQTAERIGWMEKLSDLPAFERYPPFE; from the coding sequence ATGACCGAGCAAGCCCCACGTGCCAGCGGCCAATGTCATTGCGGCGCAATCCGCTATTCGATGAGCACCGCGGTGCAGCATCACGCGCTTTGCCACTGCAGCGATTGCCGCCGCCATTCGGGCGCGCCGCTCGTCGGCTGGGCGCTCGTCGGCAATGACGAGATCGAAATCGACGGTAACGCCAAGATCTACGCATCATCCGAACATGGCCGTCGCCATTTCTGTGCCGATTGCGGCACAGGACTCTTCTACACCAACGATGCGATCTTTCCCGGCCAAATCGATGTGCAGACCGCAACGCTCGACGATCCCGACCTCATCCCCGCGCAGGCGCAGATTCAGACTGCCGAGCGTATCGGCTGGATGGAAAAGCTGAGCGATCTTCCGGCGTTCGAGCGTTACCCGCCCTTCGAATGA
- a CDS encoding serine hydrolase → MQKRRSGRLSATAPDLLCVLGAFLLAGAVPGAAQAPKPNAELNRAWAAGYRAAFVCSSLWNGAGKPIEAIERDELTGIYPEIEADVRALKADVDTGAKRVSVSYRDDMPPRIAEWSGRDGCVALPIGAQSAAIPAAERRADLDARPWPIGDKDARRPIPKGKSPFEETAMGIDRFGGRTSSLLIVKNGRIALERYWGGHDIHTAQRTFSVAKSMAATLIGHAVQQGSIDVTKPAMIAEWQSPGDPRAAITTEQLMRMASGLTSDTAGNRSDAIYMGGASVRQWTTQWPLLNPPNSRYRYANNDTLLATLSLKAALKKAGAPLDPAAFFDRIGMTRTFVEHDKDGDYILSSQVWTTARDLARLGLLYQNDGMWQGKRLLPADWRRFVTAPSGPQPDGPFGYGAGFWLLNKSDGIPADAFGAFGNRGQYVVIIPSRELVIVRQGYDDDKARLDTAELVKAIVAADR, encoded by the coding sequence GTGCAAAAAAGGCGCAGCGGCAGGCTTTCGGCGACCGCCCCTGACCTTCTGTGCGTTCTCGGCGCCTTCCTCTTAGCCGGCGCCGTTCCCGGAGCCGCGCAGGCGCCCAAACCCAACGCCGAGTTGAACCGCGCATGGGCGGCGGGCTATCGCGCTGCGTTCGTCTGTTCGTCGCTCTGGAACGGCGCAGGCAAGCCGATCGAGGCGATCGAGCGCGACGAACTCACCGGCATCTATCCGGAGATTGAGGCCGACGTCCGGGCGTTGAAGGCCGATGTCGATACCGGGGCAAAGCGCGTCAGCGTAAGCTATCGCGACGATATGCCGCCGCGCATCGCCGAATGGAGCGGGCGCGACGGCTGCGTCGCGTTGCCGATCGGGGCACAGTCGGCAGCGATACCCGCCGCCGAGCGCCGCGCCGATCTCGACGCCCGGCCTTGGCCGATCGGCGACAAGGATGCGCGCCGCCCCATTCCCAAGGGCAAGAGCCCGTTCGAGGAAACGGCAATGGGCATCGACCGTTTCGGCGGGCGCACCAGCTCGCTGCTGATCGTCAAAAACGGCCGGATCGCGCTCGAGCGCTATTGGGGCGGGCATGATATCCATACCGCACAGCGCACCTTTTCGGTGGCGAAATCGATGGCGGCGACGTTGATCGGCCATGCGGTGCAGCAGGGCTCGATCGACGTCACAAAGCCCGCGATGATCGCCGAATGGCAGTCGCCGGGCGATCCGCGCGCGGCGATCACGACCGAACAACTGATGCGAATGGCGAGCGGCCTCACCAGCGATACTGCGGGCAACCGCAGCGACGCCATTTATATGGGTGGGGCGTCGGTGCGGCAATGGACTACGCAATGGCCTCTGCTCAACCCGCCGAACAGCCGTTATCGTTATGCCAACAACGACACGCTGCTCGCGACGCTGTCGCTGAAGGCTGCGCTGAAAAAGGCAGGGGCGCCGCTTGACCCCGCCGCCTTCTTCGATCGGATCGGCATGACGCGCACTTTCGTCGAGCATGACAAGGACGGCGATTATATCCTGTCGAGCCAGGTGTGGACGACCGCGCGCGACCTCGCGCGGCTGGGGCTGCTCTATCAGAACGACGGTATGTGGCAGGGTAAGCGCCTGCTTCCCGCCGACTGGCGCCGCTTCGTCACGGCGCCGAGCGGGCCGCAACCCGACGGACCGTTCGGCTATGGCGCGGGCTTCTGGCTGCTGAACAAGTCGGACGGTATTCCCGCCGACGCTTTTGGCGCTTTCGGCAATCGCGGCCAATATGTCGTCATCATCCCGTCGCGCGAACTGGTGATCGTCCGTCAGGGTTATGACGACGACAAGGCCAGGCTCGACACCGCCGAACTCGTCAAGGCCATTGTCGCCGCCGACCGCTGA
- a CDS encoding MmcQ/YjbR family DNA-binding protein produces MTLVFDSCDDVVAFACTLPEVEMLSFYGTPCPKLNGKALASPGREPGSFAVMCKPDEKEILLETDPGTFWQTPHYEGWHALLVRFGSDDPERVANVIRRAWWDRAKKAQRQAFGDRP; encoded by the coding sequence ATGACGCTTGTATTCGACAGTTGCGACGATGTGGTAGCCTTTGCCTGCACGCTCCCAGAGGTTGAAATGCTTTCCTTTTACGGCACGCCTTGTCCCAAGCTCAACGGCAAGGCTCTCGCGTCTCCCGGACGCGAGCCGGGCAGTTTTGCGGTGATGTGCAAGCCCGACGAAAAGGAAATCCTGCTTGAAACCGATCCCGGCACCTTCTGGCAAACGCCGCATTACGAAGGCTGGCACGCGCTGCTCGTCCGCTTCGGATCGGACGATCCCGAACGCGTCGCCAATGTCATCCGGCGTGCTTGGTGGGATCGTGCAAAAAAGGCGCAGCGGCAGGCTTTCGGCGACCGCCCCTGA
- a CDS encoding replication-associated recombination protein A: protein MAEDLFGEDVPAAQQGRATGPVPLAEKLRPRTLVDVVGQEHLTGPEGAIGRMVAAGQLSSIILWGPPGTGKTTIARLLAEAVGMRFAPLSAVFSGVADLRQAFADAEKMAAAGKRTLLFVDEIHRFNRAQQDGFLPYVERGTVVLVGATTENPSFALNAALLSRAQVLVLNRLGEAALGTLIERAEAEVDQRLPVTDAARSALIASADGDGRFLLNQVETLFSVTIEAPLDPAELAQFLHRRMPVYDKDRDGHYNLISALHKALRGSDPQAALYWLARMLVAGEEPLYVLRRITRFASEDIGLADPQALVQCLAAKDAYQFLGSPEGELAIVQACLYCATAPKSNAAYAAQKAAWAAARETGSLAPPANILNAPTKLMKDLGYGAGYSYDHDAPDGFSGDNYWPDNMAPATFYRPVDRGFEKRIAERLAWWDERRHVKE, encoded by the coding sequence ATGGCCGAGGATCTGTTCGGCGAGGATGTGCCGGCGGCGCAGCAGGGCAGGGCGACCGGCCCGGTGCCGCTCGCCGAAAAATTGCGTCCTCGCACGCTTGTCGACGTCGTCGGGCAGGAACATCTGACCGGGCCCGAGGGGGCGATCGGCCGGATGGTTGCGGCGGGGCAATTGTCGTCGATCATCCTCTGGGGTCCGCCGGGCACTGGCAAGACGACGATCGCGCGGCTGCTCGCCGAGGCGGTAGGAATGCGTTTCGCGCCGCTATCGGCTGTCTTCTCGGGCGTTGCAGACCTCCGGCAAGCCTTTGCCGATGCCGAAAAGATGGCTGCGGCCGGCAAGCGGACCCTGCTTTTCGTCGACGAGATCCATCGTTTCAATCGTGCGCAACAGGACGGCTTCCTGCCTTATGTCGAGCGCGGCACCGTGGTGCTCGTCGGTGCGACGACTGAGAATCCGAGCTTCGCGCTTAATGCTGCATTGCTCAGCCGCGCGCAGGTGCTGGTGCTCAACCGGTTGGGCGAGGCGGCGCTTGGTACGCTGATCGAGCGTGCCGAGGCAGAGGTTGACCAGCGCCTGCCGGTGACCGACGCGGCGCGCTCGGCGTTGATTGCCAGCGCCGACGGCGACGGCCGCTTCCTGCTCAACCAGGTCGAAACGCTCTTCTCGGTGACGATCGAGGCACCACTCGATCCGGCGGAGCTCGCGCAATTCCTGCATCGCCGGATGCCGGTCTACGACAAGGATCGCGACGGCCATTACAATCTGATCTCGGCGCTGCATAAGGCGCTGCGCGGGTCGGACCCGCAGGCGGCTCTCTATTGGCTCGCGCGCATGCTCGTGGCGGGCGAGGAGCCGCTCTATGTGTTGCGGCGAATCACCCGCTTCGCGAGCGAGGATATCGGCCTCGCCGATCCGCAGGCGCTGGTGCAGTGCCTTGCGGCAAAAGACGCTTACCAGTTCCTCGGATCGCCCGAAGGCGAACTCGCGATCGTGCAGGCGTGCCTCTATTGCGCTACCGCACCCAAGTCGAACGCGGCCTATGCAGCGCAGAAGGCGGCGTGGGCGGCCGCGCGCGAAACCGGTAGCCTCGCGCCGCCCGCCAACATCCTCAATGCGCCGACCAAGTTAATGAAAGATCTGGGTTATGGCGCGGGCTACAGCTACGACCATGATGCGCCCGACGGCTTTTCGGGCGACAATTACTGGCCCGACAATATGGCGCCGGCGACCTTCTATCGCCCCGTCGATCGCGGGTTCGAAAAGCGCATCGCCGAACGGCTCGCCTGGTGGGATGAGCGTCGGCATGTGAAGGAATGA
- a CDS encoding glycosyltransferase family 1 protein: MDVSDLRIALFSGNYNMTTDGANKALNRLVGYLLVHGAAVRVYSPTVEHPAFEPTGDLVSVPSVAIPGRSEYRIPVSFSSRVREDITAFAPNIVHISSPDRVARQAAAWARRRRLPVACSVHTRFETYVRYYNLSFLEPVMVAWLRKLYRKCDALIAPSESFAQVLREQRMNYDIGIWTRGVEQGIFNPARRDVAWRRSLGIEDDVPAIAFLGRLVMEKGLDVFADAVEVLQRRGVPHKVVVIGEGPAREWFESRLPNANFVGFQGGEDLAHALASCDIFFNPSVTETFGNVTLEAMACGLPVVAARATGSASIVKHGQTGYLVTPGSITGFADHLERYCRDIQLRAEHGSAAVLESGAYQWDAINQTVADTYIRLIRQKQRRRG, from the coding sequence ATGGACGTCTCCGACCTTCGCATCGCCCTGTTCAGCGGCAATTACAACATGACCACCGACGGCGCGAACAAGGCGCTGAACCGTCTTGTGGGCTATCTTCTGGTTCACGGCGCCGCGGTTCGCGTCTATTCGCCGACCGTCGAGCACCCCGCTTTCGAACCGACGGGCGATCTGGTCAGCGTGCCGTCGGTCGCGATTCCAGGGCGGAGCGAATATCGCATTCCCGTGTCCTTTTCATCGCGCGTCCGCGAGGACATCACCGCTTTTGCACCCAATATCGTCCATATCTCCAGCCCCGACCGCGTCGCGCGGCAGGCGGCGGCGTGGGCGCGGCGTCGGCGGCTTCCGGTCGCCTGTTCGGTGCACACGCGTTTCGAAACCTACGTTCGCTACTATAATCTGTCGTTCCTCGAGCCCGTAATGGTTGCGTGGTTGCGCAAGCTTTACCGCAAATGCGATGCGCTGATCGCACCGTCCGAAAGCTTTGCGCAGGTGTTGCGCGAGCAACGGATGAACTATGATATCGGCATCTGGACCCGCGGCGTCGAACAGGGGATTTTCAATCCGGCGCGCCGCGACGTGGCATGGCGCCGCTCGCTCGGCATCGAAGACGATGTTCCCGCGATCGCCTTCCTCGGCCGGCTGGTCATGGAAAAGGGGCTCGACGTGTTCGCCGACGCGGTGGAGGTGCTCCAACGGCGCGGCGTCCCGCACAAGGTCGTCGTGATCGGCGAGGGCCCCGCCCGCGAATGGTTTGAGTCGCGGTTGCCCAACGCGAATTTCGTCGGCTTTCAGGGCGGCGAAGATCTCGCCCACGCGCTCGCCTCATGCGATATCTTCTTCAATCCTTCGGTCACCGAAACCTTTGGCAATGTGACGCTGGAAGCGATGGCTTGCGGGCTGCCCGTCGTCGCGGCGCGCGCGACCGGCAGCGCCAGCATCGTCAAGCATGGGCAGACCGGCTATCTCGTTACCCCGGGATCGATCACCGGCTTTGCCGATCATCTTGAGCGCTATTGCCGCGATATCCAGCTTCGCGCCGAACATGGTTCTGCGGCGGTGCTCGAAAGCGGCGCCTATCAATGGGATGCGATCAACCAGACGGTCGCCGATACCTATATCCGCCTGATCCGCCAAAAGCAGCGCCGCCGGGGCTGA
- a CDS encoding hemolysin family protein, which translates to MPDDQGSSNRSEEDSSRPGLFSGLKTLLFGGDKEPSLREQIEEVIDEAEEEGQERRGSSVVGDLSPIERKMLRNLLHFGEQTVDDVAVPRADIIAIPESASFADIVALFAEAGHSRLPVYRENLDEVVGMIHVKDVFAVLAEGRTPPPLLDLIRQPLYVPQSMGVLDLLAEMRAKRTHLAIVIDEYSGTEGLLTIEDLVEEIVGEIEDEHDDEPTALFAPGEGGCWEADARAELDDIGEAIDPRLAEVEEDVDTLGGLAAVLAGHVPEVGEILQHPSGWRIEVTEADERRVHRLRLHPPVVVDLEAPSETGD; encoded by the coding sequence ATGCCCGACGACCAGGGATCTTCGAACCGATCGGAAGAGGACAGTAGTAGACCCGGATTATTCTCCGGGCTGAAAACCCTGTTGTTCGGCGGCGACAAGGAACCGTCGCTGCGCGAACAGATCGAAGAGGTCATCGACGAGGCCGAAGAGGAAGGGCAGGAACGGCGCGGGAGCAGCGTCGTCGGCGACCTGTCGCCGATCGAGCGCAAGATGCTGCGTAACCTACTTCACTTTGGCGAGCAGACGGTCGACGATGTCGCGGTACCGCGCGCCGACATCATCGCGATCCCCGAAAGCGCGAGCTTTGCCGATATCGTCGCGCTGTTTGCCGAGGCGGGGCATAGCCGTCTGCCGGTCTACCGCGAAAATCTGGACGAAGTCGTCGGGATGATCCACGTCAAGGACGTGTTCGCGGTGCTTGCGGAGGGGCGGACGCCGCCGCCGCTGCTCGACCTCATCCGCCAGCCGCTTTACGTTCCGCAATCGATGGGCGTGCTCGACCTGCTCGCCGAGATGCGCGCCAAGCGCACCCATCTCGCGATCGTGATCGACGAATATTCGGGCACCGAGGGGCTGCTGACGATCGAGGATCTGGTCGAGGAAATCGTCGGCGAGATCGAGGACGAGCATGACGACGAGCCGACCGCGCTTTTCGCACCCGGCGAGGGCGGCTGCTGGGAAGCCGATGCGCGCGCCGAACTCGACGATATCGGGGAGGCGATCGACCCGCGGCTTGCCGAGGTCGAGGAAGATGTCGATACGCTGGGCGGCCTTGCCGCCGTGCTGGCCGGCCATGTTCCAGAGGTCGGCGAAATCCTGCAGCATCCGAGCGGCTGGCGCATCGAGGTGACCGAGGCCGACGAACGCCGCGTGCACCGTTTGCGCCTTCACCCGCCGGTGGTGGTCGACCTTGAGGCGCCGTCGGAGACCGGGGACTAG
- the ybeY gene encoding rRNA maturation RNase YbeY, with translation MLSVETYAATPWPDPLDWEVRAGQAVAAALALTPYASLADAAPLVEVSVRLTDDAEVHTLNRDFRGKDKPTNVLSFPQVQADLLIAMSNSDDGEILLGDIVLARETCAREAEEKGISIPDHATHLIVHGTLHLVGYDHMDDGSAAAMEALEVKALASLGIANPYADQD, from the coding sequence GTGCTGAGCGTCGAAACCTATGCCGCGACGCCTTGGCCCGATCCGCTGGATTGGGAGGTGCGGGCGGGGCAGGCGGTCGCCGCGGCGCTTGCGCTGACGCCCTATGCCTCGCTCGCCGACGCCGCGCCGCTCGTCGAGGTATCGGTGCGACTGACCGACGACGCCGAGGTCCACACGCTCAACCGCGATTTTCGCGGCAAGGACAAGCCGACCAACGTCCTCTCCTTTCCGCAGGTACAGGCCGACCTCCTCATCGCCATGTCGAACAGCGACGACGGCGAAATCCTGCTCGGCGACATCGTGTTGGCGCGCGAAACCTGCGCGCGCGAAGCGGAGGAAAAGGGGATTTCGATCCCCGATCACGCGACGCATCTGATCGTCCACGGCACGCTGCATCTTGTCGGTTACGACCATATGGACGACGGGTCGGCGGCCGCCATGGAGGCGCTTGAGGTGAAAGCGCTTGCATCGCTGGGCATCGCCAATCCATATGCGGATCAGGATTAA